In Candidatus Nealsonbacteria bacterium DGGOD1a, one DNA window encodes the following:
- a CDS encoding glycosyltransferase, whose translation MLSIVIPTFNEEKYLPRLLKSIERQTFRDYEVIVADNDSSDSTRAIAKSFGAKIVSGGMPGRGRNQGAKAARGEWLLFLDADVVLPPDFLGRAMTEIKNSDFSVATCLIDPLSDRRIDKLLHGSVNLYMRATRKFFAHAPGFCIFCEMKIHRKSGGFNEKIKLGEDIDYVHRLSKIAKFGLLRNVCIPVSVRRLDEDGRFKIVVKYVAAEVHLIFFGPIYSDKFHYTFGHR comes from the coding sequence ATGTTAAGCATCGTTATTCCCACGTTCAACGAAGAAAAATACCTCCCGCGCCTTCTAAAATCAATCGAAAGACAAACCTTTAGGGATTATGAAGTGATTGTCGCCGACAACGATTCAAGCGACTCCACGCGGGCAATTGCGAAAAGCTTCGGAGCGAAAATTGTTTCCGGCGGAATGCCCGGTCGGGGTCGCAATCAGGGAGCGAAAGCTGCCCGCGGCGAGTGGCTTTTATTTTTGGACGCTGATGTAGTATTGCCGCCCGATTTCTTGGGAAGAGCCATGACGGAAATCAAAAACAGCGATTTTTCCGTGGCAACATGTTTGATCGATCCGTTAAGCGATCGGCGAATCGACAAATTGTTGCATGGTTCGGTGAATCTGTATATGCGGGCGACTAGAAAATTTTTTGCCCACGCGCCGGGATTTTGCATATTTTGCGAAATGAAAATCCATCGAAAGTCGGGCGGATTTAACGAAAAAATAAAACTCGGCGAAGACATTGATTATGTCCACCGCCTGAGCAAAATCGCCAAGTTCGGTCTGCTCCGCAATGTATGTATTCCCGTGTCGGTGCGAAGGCTTGACGAAGACGGCCGGTTCAAAATCGTTGTCAAATACGTTGCCGCCGAAGTACATCTTATCTTTTTTGGGCCGATATATTCCGATAAGTTTCATTACACATTCGGCCATCGCTAA
- a CDS encoding TetR/AcrR family transcriptional regulator yields the protein METITVRSEGVVGDTKKYIIGTARRLFSKYSYLGVSMSDIAKKLNFTKAALYYHFTGKAEIYGNVLDEVFSDLNSLILQALNEKTDDKKLRRVITSYLVFGLKEKNLVKALVLKLSPKERDTTEHIARLRERVAGLIEPIVKEALVDKKLAEKTDSKLLTSLLTCMMDGLLLECSFLDKKIDPEKVSDQIIKILFQN from the coding sequence ATGGAAACAATTACAGTCCGATCCGAAGGTGTCGTTGGCGATACCAAAAAATATATCATCGGCACGGCTCGACGTCTTTTTTCAAAATACAGTTATTTAGGTGTTTCGATGAGCGATATCGCTAAAAAACTCAATTTTACTAAGGCCGCGCTTTATTATCATTTTACCGGCAAAGCCGAAATTTACGGGAATGTTCTTGATGAGGTTTTTAGTGATTTAAATTCGCTGATCCTTCAGGCGTTAAACGAAAAAACGGATGATAAAAAATTGCGCCGGGTAATCACAAGCTATCTTGTTTTTGGCTTGAAAGAAAAAAACCTTGTTAAAGCGCTGGTGTTGAAATTATCACCCAAGGAACGCGATACAACCGAGCACATCGCCCGTTTAAGAGAAAGGGTCGCTGGCTTGATTGAGCCTATAGTCAAAGAGGCTTTAGTGGACAAAAAATTGGCGGAAAAAACCGACAGCAAACTTTTGACATCCCTGCTTACCTGCATGATGGACGGGCTGCTTTTGGAATGTTCGTTTCTTGATAAAAAAATCGATCCGGAAAAAGTATCGGATCAAATAATCAAAATATTATTCCAAAACTAG